The following coding sequences are from one Syngnathus typhle isolate RoL2023-S1 ecotype Sweden unplaced genomic scaffold, RoL_Styp_1.0 HiC_scaffold_32, whole genome shotgun sequence window:
- the LOC133147122 gene encoding uncharacterized protein LOC133147122 isoform X2 — protein MPIFDPLGLLAPVTIQGRALLRELSSECSEWDAPLPENKQNKWESWRNSLEDLKELHVPRTYTSTSLRQAERNELYLFSDASTKAIGAVAYLKAVQQDDKVEVGFIMGKARLAPQSEPTIPRLELCAAVLAVEMADLIQEELDQQLDAVHFYTDSKVVLGYICNESKRFYTYVHNRVQRIRQSSKPEQWHYVRTEENPADHASRSLTPSQLAKTIWFTGPSFIYRSSAETNQASGKFELIDPEKDCELRPQVKTLATNLQVLTCKGFQRFSTFKSLVRAIAFLIHIAKSFNGSNPNRKCKGWHKCHLPQTLDEMTRAKHIILKETQRATFGKELLALQAGKPIPTQSPLQKLSPILDDGLIVVGGRIKHSDFEDFEKNPIIIPKDSHISLLLTRHHHEQVKHQGRHLTEGAIRAAGLWLIGGKRLVNSVIHKCIICRKLRGKQEEQRMADLPSERLKMCPPFTYVGLDVFGPWTITTRRTRGGQAQNKRWANRDRAFYHLLENSWRRTCTLSNGGKFRLLPTSFGCVGGGSTCPYYKRDKNGLNLEEICKSVTLFCSKTSRSHATAGLWPGSLQHSMERTIV, from the coding sequence CATCTTTGATCCTCTGGGTCTGTTGGCACCTGTCACTATCCAAGGAAGAGCGCTACTCCGTGAACTATCATCAGAGTGTTCAGAATGGGATGCACCTCTTCCGGagaacaagcaaaacaaatgggAAAGTTGGAGAAATTCCCTAGAAGATCTTAAAGAGCTTCACGTCCCAAGAACCTACACATCAACTTCTCTCAGGCAAGCAGAACGCAacgaactgtatttattttcagatgCTTCAACCAAAGCAATTGGTGCTGTAGCCTACCTGAAAGCAGTCCAACAAGATGACAAGGTTGAGGTAGGATTCATTATGGGCAAGGCAAGACTTGCTCCTCAATCAGAACCCACTATACCAAGGCTTGAACTGTGCGCCGCTGTCTTGGCAGTCGAGATGGCCGATCTAATTCAGGAGGAGTTAGACCAACAGCTGGATGCAGTTCATTTTTACACAGACAGTAAAGTAGTTCTCGGCTACATCTGTAACGAGTCAAAAAGATTCTACACATATGTCCACAACAGAGTGCAGCGTATTCGTCAGTCCTCCAAGCCAGAACAGTGGCATTATGTGCGCACAGAGGAAAACCCTGCAGATCATGCTTCACGATCACTCACACCATCTCAACTGGCAAAAACAATATGGTTCACCGGACCATCCTTCATCTATCGTTCATCTGCAGAAACAAACCAAGCAAGTGGGAAGTTTGAGTTAATTGATCCAGAAAAAGACTGCGAATTAAGGCCACAAGTTAAAACACTGGCGACTAACCTTCAAGTCCTCACATGTAAAGGCTTCCAACGCTTCTCTACCTTCAAGTCATTGGTCAGAGCGATAGCTTTCCTCATTCACATCGCAAAATCATTCAATGGCAGTAATCCAAACAGAAAATGCAAAGGATGGCACAAATGTCACCTACCTCAAACACTGGACGAAATGACTCGCGCTAAACATATCATTCTCAAGGAGACACAACGAGCAACGTTTGGAAAAGAACTGTTGGCTCTTCAAGCTGGAAAACCAATTCCCACACAAAGCCCTCTACAAAAACTCAGCCCAATCCTGGATGATGGCCTTATAGTTGTCGGAGGCCGAATCAAGCACTCTGATTTTGAGGACTTTGAAAAGAACCCAATAATCATTCCCAAGGACTCTCACATTTCTCTCCTGCTCACTCGTCACCACCATGAGCAAGTAAAACACCAGGGTCGCCACCTGACAGAAGGCGCAATAAGGGCTGCTGGGCTTTGGCTTATAGGTGGCAAAAGACTTGTCAACTCTGTGATCCACAAATGCATTATTTGCCGCAAACTACGTGGTAAACAGGAAGAACAACGCATGGCAGATCTGCCATCAGAACGCCTTAAAATGTGTCCTCCTTTTACTTATGTGGGCCTTGATGTTTTCGGGCCATGGACAATAACTACCAGGCGTACTAGAGGTGGACAAGCCCAAAACAAGCGCTGGGCCAACAGAGATCGTGCCTTCTACCACCTCCTGGAGAATTCTTGGAGAAGGACTTGTACACTAAGCAATGGAGGCAAGTTCAGGCTCTTGCCAACCAGTTTTGGATGCGTTGGAGGAGGGAGTACCTGCCCTTACtacaaaagagacaaaaatgGACTCAATCTAGAAGAAATCTGCAAGTCGGTGaccttgttttgctcaaagacaAGCAGGTCACACGCAACAGCTGGCCTATGGCCCGGGTCACTGCAACATTCCATGGAAAGGACAATCGTGTAA
- the LOC133147122 gene encoding uncharacterized protein LOC133147122 isoform X3 translates to MGKARLAPQSEPTIPRLELCAAVLAVEMADLIQEELDQQLDAVHFYTDSKVVLGYICNESKRFYTYVHNRVQRIRQSSKPEQWHYVRTEENPADHASRSLTPSQLAKTIWFTGPSFIYRSSAETNQASGKFELIDPEKDCELRPQVKTLATNLQVLTCKGFQRFSTFKSLVRAIAFLIHIAKSFNGSNPNRKCKGWHKCHLPQTLDEMTRAKHIILKETQRATFGKELLALQAGKPIPTQSPLQKLSPILDDGLIVVGGRIKHSDFEDFEKNPIIIPKDSHISLLLTRHHHEQVKHQGRHLTEGAIRAAGLWLIGGKRLVNSVIHKCIICRKLRGKQEEQRMADLPSERLKMCPPFTYVGLDVFGPWTITTRRTRGGQAQNKRWANRDRAFYHLLENSWRRTCTLSNGGKFRLLPTSFGCVGGGSTCPYYKRDKNGLNLEEICKSVTLFCSKTSRSHATAGLWPGSLQHSMERTIV, encoded by the coding sequence ATGGGCAAGGCAAGACTTGCTCCTCAATCAGAACCCACTATACCAAGGCTTGAACTGTGCGCCGCTGTCTTGGCAGTCGAGATGGCCGATCTAATTCAGGAGGAGTTAGACCAACAGCTGGATGCAGTTCATTTTTACACAGACAGTAAAGTAGTTCTCGGCTACATCTGTAACGAGTCAAAAAGATTCTACACATATGTCCACAACAGAGTGCAGCGTATTCGTCAGTCCTCCAAGCCAGAACAGTGGCATTATGTGCGCACAGAGGAAAACCCTGCAGATCATGCTTCACGATCACTCACACCATCTCAACTGGCAAAAACAATATGGTTCACCGGACCATCCTTCATCTATCGTTCATCTGCAGAAACAAACCAAGCAAGTGGGAAGTTTGAGTTAATTGATCCAGAAAAAGACTGCGAATTAAGGCCACAAGTTAAAACACTGGCGACTAACCTTCAAGTCCTCACATGTAAAGGCTTCCAACGCTTCTCTACCTTCAAGTCATTGGTCAGAGCGATAGCTTTCCTCATTCACATCGCAAAATCATTCAATGGCAGTAATCCAAACAGAAAATGCAAAGGATGGCACAAATGTCACCTACCTCAAACACTGGACGAAATGACTCGCGCTAAACATATCATTCTCAAGGAGACACAACGAGCAACGTTTGGAAAAGAACTGTTGGCTCTTCAAGCTGGAAAACCAATTCCCACACAAAGCCCTCTACAAAAACTCAGCCCAATCCTGGATGATGGCCTTATAGTTGTCGGAGGCCGAATCAAGCACTCTGATTTTGAGGACTTTGAAAAGAACCCAATAATCATTCCCAAGGACTCTCACATTTCTCTCCTGCTCACTCGTCACCACCATGAGCAAGTAAAACACCAGGGTCGCCACCTGACAGAAGGCGCAATAAGGGCTGCTGGGCTTTGGCTTATAGGTGGCAAAAGACTTGTCAACTCTGTGATCCACAAATGCATTATTTGCCGCAAACTACGTGGTAAACAGGAAGAACAACGCATGGCAGATCTGCCATCAGAACGCCTTAAAATGTGTCCTCCTTTTACTTATGTGGGCCTTGATGTTTTCGGGCCATGGACAATAACTACCAGGCGTACTAGAGGTGGACAAGCCCAAAACAAGCGCTGGGCCAACAGAGATCGTGCCTTCTACCACCTCCTGGAGAATTCTTGGAGAAGGACTTGTACACTAAGCAATGGAGGCAAGTTCAGGCTCTTGCCAACCAGTTTTGGATGCGTTGGAGGAGGGAGTACCTGCCCTTACtacaaaagagacaaaaatgGACTCAATCTAGAAGAAATCTGCAAGTCGGTGaccttgttttgctcaaagacaAGCAGGTCACACGCAACAGCTGGCCTATGGCCCGGGTCACTGCAACATTCCATGGAAAGGACAATCGTGTAA